One Panicum virgatum strain AP13 chromosome 9K, P.virgatum_v5, whole genome shotgun sequence genomic region harbors:
- the LOC120651516 gene encoding choline-phosphate cytidylyltransferase 2-like gives MARVSNARKRQGAKPADPAPNTAAAAKQAGSSGGSDGDRPVRVYADGIFDLFHFGHARALEQAKKLFPNTYLLVGCCNDELTYRYKGKTVMNQEERYESLRHCKWVDEVIPDAPWVLTQEFIDKHQIDYVAHDALPYADTSGAANDVYDFVKKIGKFKETKRTDGVSTSDLIMRILKDYNQYVMRNLARGYSRKDLGVSYVKEKQLQVNMKINKLRETVKAHQEKLQTVAKTAGLNHEEWLANADRWVAGFLEKFEQHCHNMETAIKDRIQERLGRQLGKGMNAGLVQQQPVAA, from the exons ATGGCGCGAGTCTCCAATGCCAGGAAGCGGCAGGGCGCCAAGCCCGCGGACCCCGCCCCCaataccgccgccgccgccaagcaggctgggagcagcggcggcagcgacggcgacCGCCCCGTGCGCGTCTACGCCGACGGCATCTTCGATCTCTTCCACTTCGGCCACGCCCGCGCCCTCGAGCAGGCTAAGAAGCT GTTCCCCAACACGTATCTGCTCGTCGGGTGCTGCAACGACGAGCTCACCTACCGCTACAAGGGCAAGACCGTCATGAACCAGGAAGAGCGATACGAGTCCCTGCGCCACTGCAA GTGGGTTGATGAGGTCATTCCTGATGCTCCGTGGGTTCTCACACAGGAGTTCATTGATAAGCATCAGATTGACTATGTTGCTCATGATGCGCTACC TTATGCTGATACTAGCGGGGCTGCAAATGATGTCTATGACTTT GTTAAAAAGATCGGGAAATTCAAGGAAACGAAAAGGACAGATGGGGTTTCAACTTCGGACCTCATTATGAGGATCTTAAAGGACTATAATCAGTATGTCATGAGAAATTTAGCACGGGGCTACTCTAGGAAGGATCTAGGTGTGAGCTATGTCAAG GAGAAACAACTGCAAGTTAATATGAAGATTAATAAATTGCGAGAGACTGTGAAGGCACATCAGGAAAAG TTGCAAACAGTGGCAAAGACTGCGGGGTTGAATCATGAAGAATGGCTTGCCAACGCGGATCGCTGGGTTGCCGGTTTCCTGGAGAAGTTTGAGCAACACTGCCACAACATG GAAACAGCCATCAAGGACAGGATACAAGAGAGGCTGGGGAGACAGCTGGGCAAAGGAATGAACGCTGGTCTTGTGCAGCAGCAGCCGGTGGCGGCCTAA